The following coding sequences lie in one Isoptericola variabilis 225 genomic window:
- a CDS encoding methyltransferase domain-containing protein, producing the protein MADWSPTAYLRYTDERSRPFGELLARVRRVPSTVVDLGCGPGHLTAVLRERWPGASVVGLDASPAMIERARATDPGGTYVLGDLRDHADGRSGVDDADLVVSNATLQWVPGHLELLPRLADRARRTFAFSVPGNHDAPSHVLLREVASRPPFADVVGPVERRATADPAEYLDVLARSGWTVDAWETTYVHVLDGEDPVLRWVSATGAQPVLHALDAHDREHGTGLRARFDAEYGAALREAYPRRAYGTPFAFRRVFAVATRETDARGT; encoded by the coding sequence GTGGCCGACTGGTCCCCGACCGCCTACCTCCGCTACACCGACGAGCGCTCGCGCCCGTTCGGCGAGCTGCTCGCCCGCGTCCGGCGCGTGCCGTCGACCGTCGTGGACCTCGGCTGCGGGCCCGGCCACCTCACCGCGGTGCTGCGCGAGCGCTGGCCTGGCGCGTCGGTCGTCGGGCTCGACGCATCCCCCGCGATGATCGAGCGGGCGCGGGCCACCGACCCCGGCGGGACCTACGTCCTCGGGGACCTGCGCGACCACGCGGACGGGCGCTCGGGCGTCGACGACGCGGACCTCGTGGTCAGCAACGCGACGCTCCAGTGGGTCCCCGGGCACCTCGAGCTGCTCCCCCGCCTCGCCGACCGCGCGCGGCGGACGTTCGCGTTCTCGGTGCCGGGCAACCACGACGCGCCCAGCCACGTGCTGCTGCGCGAGGTCGCGTCGCGGCCGCCGTTCGCCGACGTCGTCGGCCCGGTCGAGCGGCGCGCGACGGCGGACCCCGCCGAGTACCTCGACGTGCTCGCGCGCTCCGGGTGGACGGTCGACGCCTGGGAGACCACGTACGTGCACGTGCTCGACGGCGAGGACCCGGTGCTGCGCTGGGTGTCGGCGACGGGTGCCCAGCCGGTCCTCCACGCGCTCGACGCGCACGACCGCGAGCACGGGACCGGGCTGCGCGCCCGCTTCGACGCCGAGTACGGCGCCGCGCTGCGCGAGGCCTACCCACGCCGCGCGTACGGCACGCCGTTCGCGTTCCGCCGGGTCTTCGCCGTGGCGACGCGCGAGACCGACGCCCGGGGCACGTAG
- the argB gene encoding acetylglutamate kinase: MSTSNELDVTDLRPEQKAEVLLEALPWLQEFAGALVVVKYGGNAMVDDTLKAAFAQDMVFLRQVGLRPVVVHGGGPQINAMLDRLDIRSEFRGGLRVTTPEAMDVVRMVLVGQVSRELVGLINAHGPRAVGLSGEDGGLFGAARRHAVVDGEPVDVGLVGDVVEVHPSAVQDLLDAGRIPVVSTVAPDVDDPTQVLNVNADTAAAALAVALGAKKLIVLTDVEGLYTSWPDRSSLVEKISASDLAALLPSLSAGMVPKMEACLRAVRGGVPRATVIDGRQPHSVLLEVFTTRGNGTMVVPDATPAATLPSATEAPA; this comes from the coding sequence ATGAGCACCTCGAACGAGCTCGACGTCACCGACCTGCGGCCCGAGCAGAAGGCCGAGGTCCTCCTCGAGGCGCTGCCGTGGCTGCAGGAGTTCGCCGGTGCCCTCGTCGTCGTCAAGTACGGCGGCAACGCCATGGTCGACGACACCCTCAAGGCCGCCTTCGCGCAGGACATGGTCTTCCTGCGCCAGGTGGGCCTGCGCCCCGTGGTCGTGCACGGCGGCGGCCCGCAGATCAACGCGATGCTCGACCGGCTCGACATCCGCAGCGAGTTCCGCGGCGGCCTGCGCGTGACCACGCCCGAGGCCATGGACGTCGTGCGCATGGTCCTCGTCGGTCAGGTCTCGCGCGAGCTCGTCGGGCTCATCAACGCGCACGGCCCGCGCGCCGTCGGCCTCTCGGGCGAGGACGGCGGCCTGTTCGGCGCCGCACGCCGGCACGCCGTCGTCGACGGCGAGCCGGTCGACGTCGGGCTCGTCGGCGACGTCGTCGAGGTCCACCCGTCCGCCGTCCAGGACCTGCTCGACGCCGGCCGCATCCCCGTGGTCTCCACGGTCGCGCCCGACGTCGACGACCCCACGCAGGTGCTCAACGTCAACGCGGACACGGCCGCGGCGGCGCTCGCGGTCGCGCTCGGCGCCAAGAAGCTCATCGTCCTGACCGACGTCGAGGGCCTGTACACGAGCTGGCCCGACCGCTCGTCGCTCGTCGAGAAGATCAGCGCGTCCGACCTGGCCGCGCTGCTGCCGTCGCTGTCGGCCGGCATGGTGCCCAAGATGGAGGCGTGCCTGCGGGCCGTGCGGGGCGGCGTGCCCCGCGCGACCGTCATCGACGGGCGCCAGCCGCACTCGGTGCTGCTCGAGGTGTTCACCACGCGGGGCAACGGGACGATGGTGGTCCCCGACGCGACGCCCGCCGCGACCCTGCCGTCCGCGACGGAGGCCCCGGCATGA
- the argJ gene encoding bifunctional glutamate N-acetyltransferase/amino-acid acetyltransferase ArgJ: protein MTGITTPQGFRAAGVAAGLKSTGARDVALVVNDGPLRTAAAVLTSNRVQAAPVLWTRQAVSDGAARAVVLNSGGANACTGPEGFADTHRTAEHVAATLSASAATPEDEVGAADVLVCSTGLIGVRLPMDALLAGVDAAAGALSPDGGDAAAHAIMTTDTVAKQAEQVRDGWAVGGMAKGAGMLAPGLATMLSVVTTDAVVDAATADAALRAATRTTFDRVDSDGCMSTNDTVILLASGASGVTPTAEELTEAVTAVCADLARRLVADAEGASHDIAVTVTHASDEDAAVAVARAVTRSNLFKAAIFGNDPNWGRVVAAAGTVPEDVAPFDPLAIDVTINGVQVCRAGGVGEPRELVDLAAGREVRVEIDLHAGDATATVWTNDLTHDYVHENSAYSS from the coding sequence ATGACGGGCATCACGACCCCGCAGGGCTTCCGGGCCGCCGGCGTCGCCGCGGGCCTGAAGTCCACCGGCGCGCGCGACGTCGCGCTCGTCGTCAACGACGGGCCCCTGCGCACCGCGGCCGCGGTCCTCACGAGCAACCGGGTGCAGGCCGCGCCCGTGCTGTGGACGCGCCAGGCGGTGTCCGACGGCGCGGCCCGCGCGGTCGTGCTCAACTCCGGCGGCGCCAACGCCTGCACCGGGCCCGAGGGCTTCGCCGACACCCACCGCACCGCCGAGCACGTCGCGGCCACGCTCTCGGCGTCGGCCGCCACGCCCGAGGACGAGGTCGGCGCGGCCGACGTCCTCGTGTGCAGCACCGGGCTCATCGGCGTCCGCCTGCCCATGGACGCGCTGCTGGCCGGCGTCGACGCCGCGGCCGGCGCGCTCTCGCCCGACGGCGGCGACGCCGCGGCGCACGCGATCATGACGACCGACACGGTCGCCAAGCAGGCCGAGCAGGTTCGCGACGGCTGGGCCGTGGGCGGCATGGCCAAGGGTGCCGGCATGCTCGCGCCCGGCCTGGCGACGATGCTGAGCGTCGTCACGACCGACGCCGTCGTCGACGCCGCGACCGCCGACGCCGCCCTGCGCGCCGCGACGCGCACGACGTTCGACCGCGTGGACTCCGACGGCTGCATGTCGACGAACGACACCGTGATCCTGCTGGCGAGCGGCGCCTCGGGCGTCACGCCGACGGCCGAGGAGCTCACCGAGGCCGTCACCGCCGTCTGCGCCGACCTCGCGCGCCGGCTCGTCGCCGACGCCGAGGGCGCCAGCCACGACATCGCGGTGACCGTGACCCACGCCTCCGACGAGGACGCCGCCGTCGCCGTCGCGCGCGCCGTGACCCGCTCCAACCTGTTCAAGGCCGCGATCTTCGGCAACGACCCCAACTGGGGCCGCGTCGTCGCGGCCGCGGGCACCGTGCCGGAGGACGTCGCCCCGTTCGACCCGCTCGCGATCGACGTGACGATCAACGGCGTCCAGGTGTGCCGGGCCGGGGGAGTGGGCGAGCCCCGCGAGCTCGTCGACCTCGCCGCCGGGCGCGAGGTGCGGGTCGAGATCGACCTGCACGCGGGCGACGCCACGGCGACCGTCTGGACCAACGACCTCACGCACGACTACGTCCACGAGAACAGCGCGTACTCCTCATGA
- the argC gene encoding N-acetyl-gamma-glutamyl-phosphate reductase, producing MVSNQVSGGTRLRVAVAGASGYAGGEFLRLAARHPHLEVGTLTAHSNAGARLGDLQPHLRSLADRVLEPTSAEALAGHDVVVLGLPHGASGEIAAQLPDDVLVLDLGADHRLASPADWEAFYGSAHAGTWPYGLPELLHDDGTRQRETLAGARRVAVPGCNVTAVTLGIQPGVAAGLVSPVDLVAVLANGYSGAGKALKPHLLASEALGAAAPYAVGGTHRHIPEIAQNLRAAGATDVSISFTPTLVPMARGILATVTARLAPGHEEATDAQVRAAWEAAYADEPFVELLPEGRWPSTAATLGANTALVQVAVDRAAGRVVTVTAIDNLVKGTAGQAVQAMNVALGLPETAGLVTEGVAP from the coding sequence ATGGTCAGCAACCAGGTCTCCGGCGGGACCCGTCTCCGGGTCGCCGTCGCCGGCGCGTCCGGGTACGCGGGAGGCGAGTTCCTCCGGCTCGCGGCGCGCCACCCGCACCTCGAGGTGGGCACGCTCACGGCGCACTCGAACGCCGGCGCCCGTCTCGGCGACCTCCAGCCGCACCTGCGCTCGCTCGCCGACCGCGTGCTCGAGCCGACGTCGGCCGAGGCGCTCGCGGGCCACGACGTCGTCGTGCTCGGCCTGCCGCACGGCGCCTCGGGCGAGATCGCGGCGCAGCTGCCCGACGACGTGCTCGTGCTCGACCTCGGCGCCGACCACCGCCTCGCCTCGCCCGCCGACTGGGAGGCCTTCTACGGCTCGGCCCACGCGGGCACGTGGCCCTACGGCCTGCCCGAGCTCCTGCACGACGACGGCACCCGCCAGCGCGAGACGCTTGCCGGCGCGCGGCGCGTCGCCGTGCCCGGCTGCAACGTCACGGCCGTGACGCTCGGCATCCAGCCGGGCGTCGCCGCCGGTCTCGTGAGCCCGGTCGACCTCGTGGCCGTCCTGGCCAACGGGTACTCGGGCGCCGGCAAGGCGCTCAAGCCGCACCTGCTCGCGAGCGAGGCCCTCGGCGCGGCCGCGCCGTACGCCGTCGGCGGCACGCACCGGCACATCCCCGAGATCGCGCAGAACCTGCGCGCCGCGGGCGCGACCGACGTCTCGATCAGCTTCACGCCCACGCTCGTGCCCATGGCGCGCGGCATCCTCGCCACGGTCACCGCCCGGCTCGCGCCCGGCCACGAGGAGGCGACCGACGCGCAGGTCCGCGCCGCCTGGGAGGCCGCGTACGCCGACGAGCCGTTCGTCGAGCTGCTGCCCGAGGGTCGCTGGCCCTCGACCGCCGCGACGCTCGGGGCCAACACGGCCCTGGTCCAGGTCGCCGTCGACCGCGCCGCCGGCCGCGTCGTGACGGTCACCGCGATCGACAACCTCGTCAAGGGCACCGCGGGGCAGGCCGTGCAGGCCATGAACGTCGCGCTGGGCCTGCCCGAGACCGCCGGTCTCGTCACCGAAGGAGTCGCACCATGA
- a CDS encoding argininosuccinate synthase, with amino-acid sequence MTERVVLAYSGGLDTSVAIGWIAEATGAEVVAVAVDVGQGGEDMNVIRQRALDCGAVEAYVADARDEFAAEYCMPALKANGLYLDRYPLVSALSRPVIVKHLVRAARQFGATTVAHGCTGKGNDQVRFEVATTSLAPELKSIAPVRDLALTREKAIDYAEKHDLPIATTKRNPFSIDQNVWGRAVETGFLEDIWNEPTKDVYSYTDDPTFPPVADEVVITFERGVPVALDGVAVTPLEAIQEMNRRAGAQGVGRIDIVEDRLVGIKSREIYEAPGAVALIAAHQELENVTLEREQARFKRFVEQRWAELVYDGMWFSPLKKNLDTFVDETQKYVSGDIRMVLHGGRATVTGRRSEAALYDFNLATYDEGDTFDQSQAKGFIEIYGLSAKLAAARDEKFGNGVDFGVGTL; translated from the coding sequence ATGACTGAACGCGTCGTGCTCGCCTACTCGGGCGGCCTGGACACCTCCGTCGCGATCGGCTGGATCGCCGAGGCCACGGGCGCCGAGGTCGTCGCCGTCGCCGTCGACGTCGGCCAGGGCGGCGAGGACATGAACGTCATCCGCCAGCGTGCGCTCGACTGCGGCGCGGTGGAGGCGTACGTCGCCGACGCGCGCGACGAGTTCGCCGCCGAGTACTGCATGCCGGCCCTCAAGGCCAACGGCCTGTACCTCGACCGGTACCCGCTCGTCTCGGCGCTCTCGCGCCCGGTGATCGTCAAGCACCTCGTGCGCGCGGCGCGCCAGTTCGGCGCGACGACGGTCGCGCACGGCTGCACCGGCAAGGGCAACGACCAGGTCCGCTTCGAGGTGGCGACGACGTCGCTCGCCCCCGAGCTCAAGTCGATCGCGCCCGTGCGGGACCTCGCGCTGACGCGCGAGAAGGCCATCGACTACGCCGAGAAGCACGACCTGCCGATCGCGACCACCAAGCGCAACCCGTTCTCCATCGACCAGAACGTCTGGGGTCGCGCCGTCGAGACCGGCTTCCTCGAGGACATCTGGAACGAGCCCACCAAGGACGTCTACTCCTACACCGACGACCCGACGTTCCCGCCGGTCGCGGACGAGGTCGTCATCACGTTCGAGCGGGGCGTGCCCGTCGCGCTCGACGGCGTCGCCGTGACCCCGCTCGAGGCCATCCAGGAGATGAACCGCCGCGCCGGCGCGCAGGGCGTCGGCCGGATCGACATCGTCGAGGACCGCCTGGTGGGCATCAAGTCCCGCGAGATCTACGAGGCCCCCGGCGCGGTCGCGCTCATCGCGGCGCACCAGGAGCTCGAGAACGTCACGCTCGAGCGCGAGCAGGCCCGCTTCAAGCGGTTCGTCGAGCAGCGCTGGGCCGAGCTCGTGTACGACGGCATGTGGTTCTCGCCGCTGAAGAAGAACCTCGACACGTTCGTCGACGAGACCCAGAAGTACGTCTCGGGCGACATCCGCATGGTGCTGCACGGCGGTCGCGCGACCGTCACCGGCCGCCGGTCGGAGGCCGCGCTGTACGACTTCAACCTCGCCACCTACGACGAGGGCGACACGTTCGACCAGTCGCAGGCCAAGGGCTTCATCGAGATCTACGGGCTGTCCGCCAAGCTCGCCGCCGCGCGCGACGAGAAGTTCGGCAACGGCGTCGACTTCGGCGTCGGGACGCTCTGA
- a CDS encoding acetylornithine transaminase has product MSEILDTLAHGAAPRDLSSAGWTEAYRRSVMDTFGPPQRILVRGEGAYVWDADGRRYLDLLAGIAVNALGHAHPTLTAAISAQLGTLGHVSNFFGTPTQIALAETLLRLAGAPDGSRVFFTNSGTEAVEAAFKMTRRVASDDGTPRTRVLALEGAFHGRSMGALALTHKPAYREPFEPLPGGVEHLPFGDTEALEHAFSPAAVAERGPVAAFVAEPVQGEAGVRPLPPGYLALARRLTSEAGALLVLDEVQTGVGRTGSWFAFQQPEVGGGVVPDVVTLAKGLGGGFPVGAVVAFGERAATLLGRGQHGTTFGGNPVAAAAALATIGVIERDGLLSNVREVGALLRQEIEMCGSPLVREVRGRGLLLAVRLTHPVAADVARRALDAGLIVNAVAPDAVRLAPPLVLTAEQAREAARFFATLTLPDDLPDDRPDDLPDDLPDDLPDDLPDDRPDETEEA; this is encoded by the coding sequence ATGAGCGAGATCCTCGACACCCTCGCGCACGGCGCCGCGCCGCGCGACCTGTCGTCGGCCGGCTGGACCGAGGCGTACCGGCGCTCGGTCATGGACACGTTCGGCCCGCCGCAGCGCATCCTCGTGCGCGGCGAGGGCGCGTACGTGTGGGACGCCGACGGGCGCCGGTACCTGGACCTGCTCGCCGGCATCGCGGTCAACGCGCTGGGCCACGCGCACCCGACGCTCACCGCGGCGATCAGCGCCCAGCTCGGCACGCTCGGCCACGTCTCCAACTTCTTCGGGACGCCGACGCAGATCGCCCTCGCCGAGACGCTCCTGCGCCTCGCCGGCGCGCCCGACGGCTCGCGCGTGTTCTTCACGAACTCGGGCACCGAGGCCGTCGAGGCCGCGTTCAAGATGACGCGCCGCGTGGCGTCCGACGACGGGACGCCCCGCACCCGGGTGCTCGCGCTCGAGGGGGCCTTCCACGGCCGGTCGATGGGCGCGCTCGCGCTCACGCACAAGCCCGCGTACCGCGAGCCGTTCGAGCCGCTGCCCGGCGGGGTCGAGCACCTGCCGTTCGGCGACACCGAGGCCCTCGAGCACGCGTTCTCGCCCGCGGCCGTCGCCGAACGCGGCCCGGTCGCGGCCTTCGTCGCCGAGCCCGTCCAGGGCGAGGCGGGCGTGCGGCCCCTGCCGCCGGGCTACCTCGCGCTCGCGCGCCGCCTCACGTCCGAGGCGGGCGCCCTGCTCGTGCTGGACGAGGTGCAGACCGGCGTCGGGCGCACCGGCTCGTGGTTCGCGTTCCAGCAGCCCGAGGTCGGCGGCGGGGTCGTGCCCGACGTCGTCACGCTGGCCAAGGGCCTCGGCGGTGGGTTCCCCGTGGGCGCGGTCGTGGCGTTCGGCGAGCGCGCCGCGACCCTGCTCGGCCGCGGCCAGCACGGCACGACGTTCGGCGGCAACCCCGTCGCGGCCGCCGCCGCGCTCGCGACGATCGGCGTCATCGAGCGCGACGGCCTGCTGTCGAACGTGCGCGAGGTCGGCGCGCTGCTGCGCCAGGAGATCGAGATGTGCGGCAGCCCGCTCGTGCGCGAGGTGCGCGGCCGCGGGCTCCTGCTCGCCGTGCGGCTCACGCACCCCGTGGCGGCCGACGTCGCCCGGCGCGCGCTCGACGCCGGCCTCATCGTGAACGCGGTCGCGCCCGACGCCGTCCGGCTCGCGCCGCCGCTCGTCCTCACCGCCGAGCAGGCGCGCGAGGCCGCGCGCTTCTTCGCGACCCTGACGCTGCCCGACGATCTGCCTGACGATCGGCCCGACGATCTGCCCGACGATCTGCCCGACGATCTGCCCGACGATCTGCCTGACGATCGGCCCGACGAGACCGAGGAGGCGTGA
- a CDS encoding IS110 family transposase, with protein MVVVVGADVHKRSHTFVAVDPAGRRLGQMTVKADAQGHDKAVRWAESTFGTDLRWGVEDCRHLSARLELDLLDAGQQVVRVPPKMMAEQRRVARTRGKSDPIDALAVARAVLREPDLPAASHDEASREVKLLVDHREDLVRQRTAIINRLRWHLHRIDPALDPAPQSLDRASTRARLAEFLTGIEGIDARLARELLDDVAALTARADALAKEIAQLADQLAPELLELPGCGPLTAAKILGETAGIGRFAHEAKYAMHAGVAPIPVWSGRTAGKVRLNKSGNRQLNAALHRIAVTQIRLGGLGKAYYDKRLAAGDSKTEALRCLKRRLARVVFNTLKNAQQAAAAAQYATAA; from the coding sequence ATGGTTGTCGTTGTCGGTGCCGATGTCCACAAGCGTTCACACACGTTCGTCGCGGTCGACCCGGCCGGCCGCCGGCTCGGCCAGATGACGGTGAAGGCCGATGCCCAGGGTCATGACAAGGCGGTGCGCTGGGCCGAGTCGACGTTCGGGACTGACCTGCGGTGGGGCGTCGAGGACTGCCGGCACCTGTCGGCCCGCCTGGAGCTGGACCTGCTGGACGCCGGGCAGCAGGTGGTGCGGGTGCCGCCGAAGATGATGGCCGAGCAGCGCCGGGTCGCCCGCACCCGGGGCAAGTCGGACCCGATCGACGCCCTGGCCGTGGCCCGTGCGGTGCTGCGCGAGCCCGACCTGCCCGCCGCGTCCCATGACGAGGCGTCGCGGGAGGTCAAGCTGCTGGTCGACCACCGCGAGGACCTGGTGCGGCAGCGCACCGCGATCATCAACCGGCTGCGCTGGCACCTGCACCGGATCGACCCGGCCCTGGACCCGGCGCCCCAGTCGTTGGACCGGGCGTCCACACGGGCCCGGCTGGCGGAGTTCCTCACCGGCATCGAAGGCATCGATGCCCGCCTGGCCCGCGAGCTGCTCGACGACGTCGCCGCGCTCACGGCGCGGGCGGACGCGCTGGCCAAGGAGATTGCCCAGCTGGCTGACCAGCTCGCGCCCGAGCTGCTCGAGCTGCCCGGCTGCGGGCCGCTGACTGCGGCCAAGATCCTCGGCGAGACCGCCGGGATCGGCCGGTTCGCCCACGAGGCCAAGTACGCCATGCACGCCGGCGTCGCGCCGATCCCGGTCTGGTCCGGACGCACCGCCGGCAAGGTCCGCCTCAACAAGTCGGGCAACCGGCAGCTCAATGCGGCCCTGCACCGCATCGCCGTCACCCAGATCCGCCTCGGGGGGCTCGGCAAGGCCTACTACGACAAGCGGCTCGCGGCCGGCGACTCGAAGACCGAAGCCCTGCGCTGCCTCAAACGCCGACTCGCCCGAGTCGTGTTCAACACCCTCAAGAACGCCCAGCAAGCTGCCGCCGCAGCACAGTACGCGACAGCGGCTTGA
- a CDS encoding sensor histidine kinase yields the protein MTAIAVRAQAGQVAAAPDAAVDALRVIEAEARRTLGEMRSLVHVLRDDTWPGADLGGLDPLDAVAGLAAAGPPEVRVHVSDDLRPLEPATAAAVFRTAQEAVTNARRHARGASRVDVTVDRADGAVRLRVHDDGTPAGHPGTGYGLPGMAERAALPRRGRPLGVRVGAPVIS from the coding sequence GTGACGGCCATCGCCGTGCGGGCGCAGGCCGGGCAGGTCGCCGCCGCGCCGGACGCCGCCGTCGACGCGCTGCGCGTCATCGAGGCCGAGGCGAGGCGCACCCTGGGCGAGATGCGCTCGCTCGTGCACGTGCTGCGCGACGACACCTGGCCGGGTGCCGACCTCGGCGGCCTCGACCCGCTCGACGCGGTCGCGGGCCTCGCCGCCGCCGGCCCGCCCGAGGTCCGGGTGCACGTGTCCGACGACCTCCGGCCGCTCGAGCCCGCCACGGCCGCCGCCGTGTTCCGCACGGCGCAGGAGGCCGTCACCAACGCCCGCCGGCACGCCCGCGGGGCGTCGCGCGTCGACGTCACGGTGGACCGCGCGGACGGCGCGGTCCGGCTACGGGTGCACGACGACGGCACGCCCGCGGGCCACCCCGGCACCGGGTACGGGCTGCCCGGGATGGCCGAGCGCGCGGCGCTGCCGCGTCGAGGTCGCCCGCTGGGCGTACGAGTCGGGGCTCCAGTGATATCTTGA
- a CDS encoding arginine repressor: MNAPTTKAARQARIVEIVRRTAIHSQSELAKALAESGVSVTQGTLSRDLIELRAEKVRTASGALVYAVPGEGGDRSVQAAGVGDNDAGYLAARLARLCADLLVSAEASGNLVVLRTPPGAANYLASAIDHSVFPGVLGCIAGDDTILVIARDPDGGDELARRFLELTAP; this comes from the coding sequence ATGAACGCCCCCACGACCAAGGCCGCGCGCCAGGCTCGCATCGTCGAGATCGTGCGCCGCACCGCGATCCACTCGCAGTCGGAGCTCGCGAAGGCGCTCGCCGAGTCCGGCGTGAGCGTCACGCAGGGCACGCTCTCGCGCGACCTCATCGAGCTGCGCGCCGAGAAGGTGCGCACCGCCTCGGGCGCCCTCGTCTACGCCGTGCCGGGCGAGGGCGGCGACCGCAGCGTCCAGGCGGCCGGCGTCGGCGACAACGACGCCGGCTACCTCGCGGCCCGTCTCGCGCGGCTGTGCGCCGACCTGCTCGTGTCGGCCGAGGCGTCGGGCAACCTCGTCGTCCTGCGCACGCCGCCGGGCGCCGCGAACTACCTCGCCTCGGCGATCGACCACTCGGTCTTCCCCGGCGTCCTCGGCTGCATCGCCGGGGACGACACAATCCTCGTCATCGCACGGGACCCGGACGGCGGCGACGAGCTCGCCCGCCGCTTCCTCGAGCTCACGGCTCCCTGA
- a CDS encoding quinone oxidoreductase: protein MRAVVAREAGGPEVLALVELPDPSPGPGEVLVRVAAAGVNFIDTYRRGGVYPMEYPHVVGVEGAGVVEAVGEGVTTFAVGDEVAWHDTHGSYAELVAVPAAQAVRVPAGLDLRTAAALPLQGMTAHYLVASTFEVGYGHDVLLTAGAGGVGLLATQLAVARGARVLTTVSSPEKAALSAQAGAAHTIDYAAMDDITSELPAVVRDLTDGEGVHVAYDGVGRATFDASLASLRRRGTLVLFGGASGQVPPFDPQRLNSGGSLYLTRPTLAHYTATRAELEWRAGEVLGAAAAGDLEVRVGAAYPLAEAAEAHAALEARRTTGKVLLVP, encoded by the coding sequence ATGCGTGCAGTCGTGGCCCGCGAGGCGGGCGGTCCCGAGGTCCTGGCACTCGTCGAGCTCCCCGACCCCTCGCCCGGCCCCGGCGAGGTCCTCGTGCGGGTCGCCGCGGCGGGCGTCAACTTCATCGACACCTACCGGCGCGGCGGCGTGTACCCCATGGAGTACCCCCACGTCGTCGGCGTCGAGGGCGCGGGCGTCGTGGAGGCCGTCGGCGAGGGCGTCACGACCTTCGCGGTCGGCGACGAGGTCGCGTGGCACGACACCCACGGCTCGTACGCCGAGCTCGTCGCGGTCCCCGCGGCGCAGGCCGTGCGCGTTCCGGCGGGACTCGACCTGCGGACCGCGGCGGCGCTGCCGCTGCAGGGCATGACGGCGCACTACCTCGTGGCCTCGACGTTCGAGGTCGGCTACGGCCATGACGTGCTGCTCACCGCCGGTGCCGGCGGGGTGGGGCTGCTCGCCACGCAGCTCGCCGTCGCGCGCGGCGCGCGCGTGCTCACGACCGTCTCGTCGCCCGAGAAGGCGGCCCTGTCGGCGCAGGCCGGGGCGGCGCACACGATCGACTACGCGGCGATGGACGACATCACGTCCGAGCTGCCCGCCGTCGTGCGCGACCTCACCGACGGCGAGGGCGTGCACGTGGCGTACGACGGCGTCGGGCGGGCCACGTTCGACGCGTCGCTCGCGTCGCTGCGCCGGCGCGGGACGCTCGTGCTCTTCGGCGGCGCGTCCGGGCAGGTCCCACCCTTCGACCCGCAGCGCCTGAACTCGGGCGGGTCGCTCTACCTCACGCGCCCCACGCTCGCGCACTACACCGCGACGCGTGCCGAGCTCGAGTGGCGGGCGGGCGAGGTGCTGGGCGCCGCGGCGGCCGGGGACCTCGAGGTGCGCGTGGGCGCGGCCTACCCGCTCGCCGAGGCCGCCGAGGCGCACGCCGCGCTCGAGGCCCGCCGGACGACCGGCAAGGTGCTGCTCGTGCCCTGA
- the argF gene encoding ornithine carbamoyltransferase: protein MPRHFLRDDDLTPAEQREVLELAMAFREDRYVRTPLAGPRGVAILFDKPTLRTQVSFATGVAELGGFPLVVDGRLAQVGVRESVADVTRVLDRQVAAIVWRTFGQERIEEMAAVSRVPVVNALTDQFHPCQVLADLLTVAQHRGGVSALATQRLAYVGDAANNMAASYLLGGATAGMHVAVAGPAGYLPDDAVVERATAIAASTGGSVAVTTDAAAAVAGADVVATDTWVSMGDEDEADERDAPFRPYQVDDALLAGAAPDAVFLHCLPAYRGKEVTAEVIDGPRSVVWDEAENRLHAQKALLTWLLEAR from the coding sequence ATGCCCCGCCACTTCCTGCGCGACGACGACCTCACGCCCGCCGAGCAGCGCGAGGTGCTCGAGCTCGCGATGGCGTTCCGGGAGGACCGCTACGTGCGCACGCCGCTCGCCGGGCCTAGGGGCGTCGCGATCCTGTTCGACAAGCCGACGCTGCGCACCCAGGTGTCGTTCGCGACGGGCGTCGCCGAGCTCGGCGGGTTCCCCCTCGTCGTCGACGGCCGCCTCGCCCAGGTCGGCGTGCGCGAGTCGGTCGCCGACGTCACGCGGGTCCTCGACCGGCAGGTCGCGGCCATCGTGTGGCGGACGTTCGGCCAGGAGCGGATCGAGGAGATGGCCGCGGTCTCGCGCGTGCCGGTCGTCAACGCGCTCACCGACCAGTTCCACCCGTGCCAGGTCCTCGCCGACCTGCTCACGGTCGCCCAGCACCGCGGCGGCGTGTCCGCGCTGGCCACCCAGCGGCTCGCGTACGTCGGCGACGCCGCCAACAACATGGCGGCGTCGTACCTGCTCGGCGGCGCGACCGCGGGCATGCACGTCGCGGTCGCCGGCCCGGCCGGCTACCTGCCCGACGACGCGGTCGTCGAGCGCGCGACCGCGATCGCGGCCTCGACGGGCGGCTCGGTGGCCGTCACGACCGACGCGGCCGCCGCCGTCGCGGGCGCCGACGTCGTCGCGACCGACACGTGGGTGTCCATGGGCGACGAGGACGAGGCCGACGAGCGCGACGCGCCCTTCCGCCCCTACCAGGTCGACGACGCGCTGCTCGCGGGCGCCGCGCCCGACGCGGTCTTCCTGCACTGCCTGCCCGCGTACCGCGGCAAGGAGGTCACCGCCGAGGTGATCGACGGGCCCCGGTCGGTCGTGTGGGACGAGGCGGAGAATCGCCTGCACGCCCAGAAGGCCCTGCTCACCTGGCTGCTGGAGGCGCGATGA